The stretch of DNA CCACAGAGATGCACATCACCCAGCTTCACTGCATACACCGAAGTTCAAATTCACAAAGCCACAGTCTGAGCACCACCGGAGAGATTTAACCAAACAAACTGTGGCTGAAAACAGGGCTACAGTCTTCCTCACAGAGGAGAGGTCGGGTAAGTATGACCTcggaaaacacacaaaaaaacagcgTGAAAAAGGTCACAAACAACAGAAGCAGTTCAAGATTTAAAACATGTGTCCGTGTGCAAAGTTCCCTCTTGCAGTAGAAGCAGATTCATCAGTAATGTAATCCAGTCAGTGGCGATAGATCCAACGGTGACAAAGATCACACAAACATCCTCCGAtcttcagagctgcagcttcgTTTCAACAAGgttggaaaagtttttttttttttttttaacccaccAACTACACTGGCTACTATATTCAAACAACCATTTTAATCAGCAAAACAGATTATttaggaagaaaaacaagcctCCAAACACATGATGGCCAGTTACTTGCTTCGTTGTCAGATTTAGTCAAAATCTATATTCAACAGATCTGAGTTCACCCCTGGAATTAGAGACATTTCTAAAATGCATCTTGAGCTTATGTTTCAATTTCACTTGCAAATTAAAATCAGAGTTAAACTGCTCTTAAAACACAGTTCGGGTTCAGCAGCAATAAAGCCAGACAGGAAGTTTAGGCTGCTTGATAACTCACTTTAGGTATAAAGTTAAAGTTACTGCGTGGAGTTGATGACCACTAGTGGAGCTGTGGAGAAACGTTTTGATGAACTGGTCCCCGTTTTGTTTGCATCTCGTGATCTATTTGCATGTGCACGAGGACGGGGTGATGCAACATGTAGTACATGCAAGCCATACATCATTTGGTGAAAGAAAAGTCCACTGAGTACCTTTAAATATCCTTATCCGAGTTATTTTGAATCTCAACTGTTAGTGGTTATGTTGTGTTATTAGGGTGGAGGCGACCTGGTGAATACCTTCGCATTTTTCCTAAACTTTTTCAATCCCTTTCGGACATATCTCCAAACGCAGCTCACCAAGATGCATTTAATTCCCAGGTGTGAACGGGGCCGCAGACTAATGAGTAACTTCCCACCCTGTACTGGAATGACATCAATTATCTCCTGAGATCTCCCATTAAGAAATTCCCCTGATATAAAACACCACCACGACGGCATGGCACAGGACTGAAGCAGGACTATATCAACTATACAGCCAACACTATTACATCGTTATACCGAGAAGCTGTATACATTACAGTGAAGTCTATTGCGTATCCTGTTCTGttaggggggaggggggggggggcatcacaGGCAAGTCACATTTACAGGTTTGAGGAGGAAACATCAAATTCATCAAAGTTTCACAACAACTGAACTCAAGTGGGAACGATATTATATCCAGTTGACCAGTTTATGGGGGAAAGTACAGCTGCCCTTGGTTGTTTTTAGGTAAATATCTAATACCATGGGAGGGTGGAGGAATAAAGAGAGCCTTGAGCAGCAGCcgagcatgatgggaaactgAGTCAGGTCCACGCCACTTTGCGCGAGATGGCCTGTTTGAAGCACTCAGGGTCGACGTTGCCCCCCGGCCGCAGCGCCCTCTCCAGGCTCACCAGCACATTTTGGTGGCACTCCCTGATGTTGACCGGGTACTTGGCCCTCAGCAGCTCGTAGGCGGCGATCAGCCTCATGTTCTGCTTCACCATCAGGTACTGGATGATACACGTCGGTGCCAGGGAGAACCCGTCCCGACAGTGGACCAGGACGCGCTTCCTCTTCTCGGTGGAGGCGTCGATGCACTCGTTGATGTCCTCGAAGCAGCGCTGCTTCAGGGCCGGGCCATCGCCCAGAGCGCCCGGCACGTCTCCGATGTCCACCTTGAGGCGGGACCAGCTGTGGCGGGTGCCGCGGGAGCAGGTGCAGGGTATGAGGCTGAGGCTGGGCCCCGGCTCTCCCGGCACGCAACTCATGTCGATGATGCTATCGATGTTGTTGCGGCACAGGGTGCGACCGTTGTATGCCGCGTTCAGGTTGCCAACGTAGATGTAGTCCGTCACCTTGGAGATGACAGGTTCGGAGTACTGGAAGTGTTCAGGGCCGCTAGGTTTGGGCTCGGGCGTATCAGGGCCCCTGGCACCCGCCGGCCCCGTGGCGGCTCTCCTGCTGTAGTTGCGCAACTTCTTGGAACCAGAACGGGACGGAGGGTTGGAGTCGGACTCGGAGCTGCTGTTCCAGggtggagagaagagagagaagcgGCTGGAGGACTTGCTCTTGTTGAGGATCTCCACTGGACTGGACAGGCCAGAGCTGGACGCTGTGGTGGAGGCCGAGGCGCAGAAGAGAGACGCTCGCTCAAGAGAGCCTGTGCTGCTGGCTGCTCCGGCACTGTGGGCCTGCTCCAtctgcaacaaacacacacctataACACACCTGACATCTAGTCCCCCATATAATACACCTGACATCTAGTCCCCCGTATAACACACCTGACATCTAGTCCCCCATATAACCCGTATAACTCTTCACCCCAGGAGTCTCTGAATGGCTAAGTGACCTTCTTGTTAACAAGTCAGAAAgtaaacttttatttctggcatttcatttctttgaacagTTATTAGTTTTGCTGACTCCTGCTGAAGATGTTGCAGCTGTTGCAGTTTGTGTATGTTTAGTCGTACCTGCGCTTTAAGGTTATTCTTCCACTCCTGCGTCTCCAGAGCTTTGAAGCGTCCGCTGCTGTCGGAGGAGACCGACACGCAGAGGGGCCGGTGAGCTCTGGGGGGGAGCTGGGGGGTGAGGGCCACAGGGACGGGCCTCGCATCGGCGTGCTCGCTCCTACTCATCATCAGATTTGGACAGGAGCCTGGGACACAGGAGGACATGTCAATGCCAAATGTCAAAGACACCTGATCTAACCcttttgagaaaacaaaaagtttggCCAACTCTGGAAAGGAGCCAAAAtaattggttgtttttttgtggttaaaTTGAGTGTGTGACACTAGTCAGTCATTTTATCACTCTCTCACTAAGAGACTAAGTCAAGACAATTTTCCAGGATtaattttataatgaaaaaacagaTGGCGGCTGGAAATGACGTGCGTCCTTTCTCAATTTGTCCAGTGGAAATCACCTATAATATCTACTGCATTTGTCTATGTTTAATTAACTACtctatataaatatttacataaacataaTACTGTGCTGACATGTATTAAagtattttcttgtttcttcttgTATCAGTGATATTTTGTCAAACTGAGTTACATTAGAGTTTGGACAACAGGTCAAAGTGTTAAGATAAACTaattttccagtgttttgagAAAAGAAGAATGTTTTTACACAGACGATTAGAAGAGTCTGAGGATTTTTAAAAGTACCATCAGACCAGTAGCATCTAAGTTTTGCAAACAATACAAGAAATATCTCTTTTAGGTAAAATGACGCTCGGCTCTGTGACTTGAATGACATGCAGGAAAAGGTAGAAACTGGGGCTTTTCAAACACTCTGCATTAGATGGGCCTCAGCTGACAGGATGCTGCATTGGACCTCTCTATCCTGGAAGTCATCCTACCTGCACATGAACATCTAACCCATCAAATTTAGAAGCATTTTCTACATTCAGATAAAGTTGGAAATTAGACCTTTTCCATGGAGGGTTTCACCTACCTGCACATTGTGAGCGGGTAATGGACTGAATCAGCAGTGTGTTCTGGGTTTTCAACAGGCTGTGCAGAGTCCTCGCTATACCTGTAGATGAGAGGTCACCTTGCCGTGAACCTAACAAACCCATGGGTGGTGATAAGTGATGATTTAGTTCAGAAAACAGGTGGGGAAAAACACCGGCCTTACCGATCCTTCCATCCTGCTTGCAGAGCACCTTTTTATCCAGCAGCTTGTGCGCACTCAGGTCTTTGTCCCACTCTTCCTCGGCTTCCATGTTCCGCCTCCTGCAGACAGAGGCACAAAAACCCGGCTCTTGCGGGCCGTCATCTTTGGCAAGCCGAGCGACACTTCAGCTCCATGGGACGGACATGACTTCAGCTGCGGGCGGCGTGGAcggactctgctgctgctactagCATCACCGGCTAAGTTAGCCGCTAACAGCAGCCTGCTAGCTCACTGTGTGGGGGTCATGTTGTTGGGCTGGTGTGGGCTCTAACCGTCGGTTATTTCTGCCCCACGGGGGGAAGAAATGCCGCAGTAAAGTAAAGTGTGAACACCGGAGGACGGAGCTAACATGACGGCCCAAGTGGTTAacggttaaaataaaaaaaaaataaaaaaactgaacgTTAGCGAGCTAGCCGCTGCTAGTTAGCATAACTACCCGCTGTTTGCTGCTCGTATGCGGGTGCTGCAGCACATTACGCCCCCCAGCAACAACTACAACCGCATCTTGTGTTTATTACGCGGCCACACAACACAGCCTTACGTCGGTGACAAACACCGCAAATATCATAATTTCCACGGAGCTCCCGTGACTAGCTGGCTGGGCTACTGGACGGCACCACCACCAGGAGAGCGGCATCACCACGGAGCCGCATGCGCTCTCTGTGCAACTTCCTGCCCTCAGCTGTGCCTTCCAGGTGGTGTGAAAAACTCACGACAGTCTCTACCAACCAAACAGTTTAGTTAATAAGTGGTAGAAACAAGGTGAGACCTGGCTGGAAGTTAAGATTTGTGAAGGAAAAGAATGACCTGTATATAACTTGAGAGGAAAACTACCTGGAAGGCAACTAcgggggaaaaaataaacaaatcactCAGGGATCGTTTGATGAATCTACAGGCGTTTCTTATATGGGCGGAATAATTCAGTTTAGCGATGAACTACATGTCAGGTTGATTCAGAACACTAAAACGACTGCCTcttcataaattaaaaaaaatatgaacgtTTTATTAATGATGATTAAATCACAAACCGTTAATTTCtcataacaacataataaataaGTGCAGATTAAAAGGATAATAATTTCCCTCTCTTAACAGCTCCAATTTGACTGGATTTGACTTGCATCCTATGAAAGTGTGTGGCCCTTTGTAGCCATGGTAGACCGCAAAGGCCAAACTGAAATGAGGTGGTCTGGCATACAGAgggttttcagtttgtgtcaccagctgtgcccgccATCACTGTTTTGCCTCTAAGCACGCCTCCTGTCGCCTACCACCCTTGCCAGCACGCAattttttctcacaaaaacTTGGAAGTTTAAAGGCCCTTGGCtttaacagttgtactgttAGCTTTTGAACTGAGCCGAAACCCTGTACTCACATTTAAAAGTGGCTTTCTGTCTGCGTTGTTTGCGACCCGTTGGCTCATTTGTTTCTCAAGAAAAGAAGGTGACATTTAAAGTAGCCTTCGAAAGGGGACGGTCTAGTTTCGCAGTGAAAGAAAACTGCAGAGGTACTTAAGTTATTtctaattaaatttaatattatattgtCGTATTTTCCTTCTACATGGGCATAGGTTTCGTTTAGCTGCACAGCTAATGCCGGATTAGCTTGTCTGCTGCTATCTGAGCTAACTAGCAAGCTTTTTCTTAATGGGCAACATAACATAAAGAGTAGTTAGGAAACTAGCAAACAATATTTCTAAAATTaagatggaaaaacatttcCTAGTGATTTATATCTTGCATGGTTTTTGAGACTTCTTGAGAAAAAGTATAGTAACATCAAGTATATcagacctcctcctccatggCTCCACCCTGGTCATCAACCTGCCTGTAGGTGACGTGGTTTAAATGCACGTATTTGAGACATATAAGCTTTTTGTCTAAAATAACTTTTGTTTCCAAGGGTAAAAAATGGGCTGCAACTCAATGATTAATTTAACAGTGCAAACAGACCAACATTTCAACATTGAAAGTAAAGCATTTTGATCTATTTTTATTCCCTTTGTTCCTTTGGGAGTTTGAGAAGCACCAGATTCTTGACCCAACAGCACATACTTATTAGTAAGTACTAGTAGGTACCAGGTTAGAGAATAGCAtcataaaaattaataacatGCACTTAaatctgtacaaaaataaattctaaCTCTAGTCTGATTTAATAACCATCAGTTCAGAAAAACTGTAATGTTCATTTGAACAAAAGAAATCTAGCGTTActtattattttcttcacatcagctgaacagtttcatcatgttgttATGTGACCTGTCTggtgaaataaagaaatgctCATTTGACTACTAATAAACttacacattcattttgagAAAGCTCTCTAAATAATTAACAACATCTAAAACATTTGCAGTGTGTCTAAACTGAAGCTACAACTTTTTTCACGTCACACCATCAGTTTTATTAATCGACTCaccgtctgtgtgtgtaaagctgGTTGTGGTTGTTCGTCTGTTTCTCAGTGTGGCAGCGGActgactgaagcagcagcagctgtctgaaAACAATTATCTGCGCTGATCAGGagcctgttttttcttcttcttcttcttgtgttttaaTTGGATGGCCGAGTCTCTCTCCAGGTATCCTGGTAACCCACCGACCGGCTGATGTCACTGCTCTCCATAATGAAGTGTGAGTGTATTTGGCTGCCTTTGTCAATAAGCAGGCAGGGAAATTCACAGGAGATAAGACCGACAACAAAGGCCACGTCTGCCATGACGTGATTTGAAGTGACCAGGAC from Seriola aureovittata isolate HTS-2021-v1 ecotype China chromosome 10, ASM2101889v1, whole genome shotgun sequence encodes:
- the LOC130176458 gene encoding uncharacterized protein LOC130176458, with translation MEAEEEWDKDLSAHKLLDKKVLCKQDGRIGIARTLHSLLKTQNTLLIQSITRSQCAGSCPNLMMSRSEHADARPVPVALTPQLPPRAHRPLCVSVSSDSSGRFKALETQEWKNNLKAQMEQAHSAGAASSTGSLERASLFCASASTTASSSGLSSPVEILNKSKSSSRFSLFSPPWNSSSESDSNPPSRSGSKKLRNYSRRAATGPAGARGPDTPEPKPSGPEHFQYSEPVISKVTDYIYVGNLNAAYNGRTLCRNNIDSIIDMSCVPGEPGPSLSLIPCTCSRGTRHSWSRLKVDIGDVPGALGDGPALKQRCFEDINECIDASTEKRKRVLVHCRDGFSLAPTCIIQYLMVKQNMRLIAAYELLRAKYPVNIRECHQNVLVSLERALRPGGNVDPECFKQAISRKVAWT